A stretch of Chionomys nivalis chromosome 2, mChiNiv1.1, whole genome shotgun sequence DNA encodes these proteins:
- the Ccdc106 gene encoding coiled-coil domain-containing protein 106 isoform X1, which yields MIAYLRAPPSSSETPVFCRCARLLVGGRFSPRHFADAPQRWAWAPPPPSVPGLESLRGAPEGSAAGSEGSLAMNDRSNRRQTMKDEETFEISIPFEEAPHLDSQIFYSLSPSRRNFEEPPEATSPTLTLMNSVKAQLHMALERNSWLQKRIEDLEEERDFLRCQLDKFISSARMDAEDHCRMKPGPRRVDGDSRAGVGGEASDPESAASSFSGASAEGSASERKKQKQKGGAGRRRFGKPKARERQRVKDADGVLCRYKKILGTFQKMKSMSRAFEHHRVDRNTVALTTPIAELLIVAPEKLAEVGEFDPSKERLLEYSRRCFLALDDETLKKVQALKKSKLLLPITYRFKR from the exons ATGATTGCGTATCTGCGCGCTCCGCCATCCAGTTCCGAGACTCCCGTCTTCTGCCGCTGTGCTCGCTTACTGGTGGGTGGGCGCTTCTCTCCGCGACACTTTGCAGACGCTCCCCAACGCTGGGCATGGGCGCCGCCACCACCGTCGGTCCCAGGGCTGGAGTCCTTACGCGG TGCCCCTGAGGGCTCAGCTGCTGGGTCTGAAGGAAGCCTCGCTATGAATGACCGAAGCAACCGTAGGCAGACAA TGAAGGACGAAGAGACCTTTGAGATCTCCATCCCCTTCGAAGAGGCACCCCACTTAGACTCACAGATTTTCTACAGTCTGAGTCCCTCTCGGAGAAATTTTGAGG AGCCTCCAGAGGCCACCTCCCCAACCCTGACCCTGATGAACAGCGTTAAGGCCCAGCTGCACATGGCCCTGGAAAGGAACTCATGGCTGCAGAAGCGCATTGAGGacctggaggaggagagggactTTTTGCGATGTCAGCTGGACAAGTTCATTTCTTCGGCCCGGATGGatgcag AGGACCATTGCCGGATGAAGCCTGGGCCACGGAGGGTTGATGGGGACAGCCGtgctggggttgggggagaagcCTCAGACCCTGAGTCGGCAGCCTCCTCCTTCAGTGGGGCGTCTGCCGAGGGCAGTGCCAGcgaaaggaagaagcagaagcagaagggagGTGCTGGCCGGAGGCGATTTGGGAAGCCCAAGGCTCGAGAGAGGCAGCGGG TGAAGGACGCTGACGGGGTCCTCTGCCGCTACAAGAAGATCCTGGGCACCTTCCAGAAGATGAAGAGCATGTCTCGAGCCTTTGAGCACCACCGTGTGGACCGGAACACGGTGGCGCTGACCACACCCATCGCGGAGCTGCTCATTGTGGCTCCCGAAAAGCTGGCTGAGGTGGGAGAGTTCGATCCGTCCAAGGAGCGCCTGCTGGAGTACTCCCGCCGCTGCTTCCTGGCGCTGGACGACGAGACTCTCAAGAAGGTGCAGGCTCTAAAAAAGAGCAAGCTGCTCCTGCCCATCACCTATCGCTTCAAGCGGTGA
- the Ccdc106 gene encoding coiled-coil domain-containing protein 106 isoform X4, with translation MNDRSNRRQTKPPEATSPTLTLMNSVKAQLHMALERNSWLQKRIEDLEEERDFLRCQLDKFISSARMDAEDHCRMKPGPRRVDGDSRAGVGGEASDPESAASSFSGASAEGSASERKKQKQKGGAGRRRFGKPKARERQRVKDADGVLCRYKKILGTFQKMKSMSRAFEHHRVDRNTVALTTPIAELLIVAPEKLAEVGEFDPSKERLLEYSRRCFLALDDETLKKVQALKKSKLLLPITYRFKR, from the exons ATGAATGACCGAAGCAACCGTAGGCAGACAA AGCCTCCAGAGGCCACCTCCCCAACCCTGACCCTGATGAACAGCGTTAAGGCCCAGCTGCACATGGCCCTGGAAAGGAACTCATGGCTGCAGAAGCGCATTGAGGacctggaggaggagagggactTTTTGCGATGTCAGCTGGACAAGTTCATTTCTTCGGCCCGGATGGatgcag AGGACCATTGCCGGATGAAGCCTGGGCCACGGAGGGTTGATGGGGACAGCCGtgctggggttgggggagaagcCTCAGACCCTGAGTCGGCAGCCTCCTCCTTCAGTGGGGCGTCTGCCGAGGGCAGTGCCAGcgaaaggaagaagcagaagcagaagggagGTGCTGGCCGGAGGCGATTTGGGAAGCCCAAGGCTCGAGAGAGGCAGCGGG TGAAGGACGCTGACGGGGTCCTCTGCCGCTACAAGAAGATCCTGGGCACCTTCCAGAAGATGAAGAGCATGTCTCGAGCCTTTGAGCACCACCGTGTGGACCGGAACACGGTGGCGCTGACCACACCCATCGCGGAGCTGCTCATTGTGGCTCCCGAAAAGCTGGCTGAGGTGGGAGAGTTCGATCCGTCCAAGGAGCGCCTGCTGGAGTACTCCCGCCGCTGCTTCCTGGCGCTGGACGACGAGACTCTCAAGAAGGTGCAGGCTCTAAAAAAGAGCAAGCTGCTCCTGCCCATCACCTATCGCTTCAAGCGGTGA
- the Ccdc106 gene encoding coiled-coil domain-containing protein 106 isoform X3, which yields MNDRSNRRQTMKDEETFEISIPFEEAPHLDSQIFYSLSPSRRNFEEPPEATSPTLTLMNSVKAQLHMALERNSWLQKRIEDLEEERDFLRCQLDKFISSARMDAEDHCRMKPGPRRVDGDSRAGVGGEASDPESAASSFSGASAEGSASERKKQKQKGGAGRRRFGKPKARERQRVKDADGVLCRYKKILGTFQKMKSMSRAFEHHRVDRNTVALTTPIAELLIVAPEKLAEVGEFDPSKERLLEYSRRCFLALDDETLKKVQALKKSKLLLPITYRFKR from the exons ATGAATGACCGAAGCAACCGTAGGCAGACAA TGAAGGACGAAGAGACCTTTGAGATCTCCATCCCCTTCGAAGAGGCACCCCACTTAGACTCACAGATTTTCTACAGTCTGAGTCCCTCTCGGAGAAATTTTGAGG AGCCTCCAGAGGCCACCTCCCCAACCCTGACCCTGATGAACAGCGTTAAGGCCCAGCTGCACATGGCCCTGGAAAGGAACTCATGGCTGCAGAAGCGCATTGAGGacctggaggaggagagggactTTTTGCGATGTCAGCTGGACAAGTTCATTTCTTCGGCCCGGATGGatgcag AGGACCATTGCCGGATGAAGCCTGGGCCACGGAGGGTTGATGGGGACAGCCGtgctggggttgggggagaagcCTCAGACCCTGAGTCGGCAGCCTCCTCCTTCAGTGGGGCGTCTGCCGAGGGCAGTGCCAGcgaaaggaagaagcagaagcagaagggagGTGCTGGCCGGAGGCGATTTGGGAAGCCCAAGGCTCGAGAGAGGCAGCGGG TGAAGGACGCTGACGGGGTCCTCTGCCGCTACAAGAAGATCCTGGGCACCTTCCAGAAGATGAAGAGCATGTCTCGAGCCTTTGAGCACCACCGTGTGGACCGGAACACGGTGGCGCTGACCACACCCATCGCGGAGCTGCTCATTGTGGCTCCCGAAAAGCTGGCTGAGGTGGGAGAGTTCGATCCGTCCAAGGAGCGCCTGCTGGAGTACTCCCGCCGCTGCTTCCTGGCGCTGGACGACGAGACTCTCAAGAAGGTGCAGGCTCTAAAAAAGAGCAAGCTGCTCCTGCCCATCACCTATCGCTTCAAGCGGTGA
- the Ccdc106 gene encoding coiled-coil domain-containing protein 106 isoform X2, translated as MIAYLRAPPSSSETPVFCRCARLLVGGRFSPRHFADAPQRWAWAPPPPSVPGLESLRGAPEGSAAGSEGSLAMNDRSNRRQTKPPEATSPTLTLMNSVKAQLHMALERNSWLQKRIEDLEEERDFLRCQLDKFISSARMDAEDHCRMKPGPRRVDGDSRAGVGGEASDPESAASSFSGASAEGSASERKKQKQKGGAGRRRFGKPKARERQRVKDADGVLCRYKKILGTFQKMKSMSRAFEHHRVDRNTVALTTPIAELLIVAPEKLAEVGEFDPSKERLLEYSRRCFLALDDETLKKVQALKKSKLLLPITYRFKR; from the exons ATGATTGCGTATCTGCGCGCTCCGCCATCCAGTTCCGAGACTCCCGTCTTCTGCCGCTGTGCTCGCTTACTGGTGGGTGGGCGCTTCTCTCCGCGACACTTTGCAGACGCTCCCCAACGCTGGGCATGGGCGCCGCCACCACCGTCGGTCCCAGGGCTGGAGTCCTTACGCGG TGCCCCTGAGGGCTCAGCTGCTGGGTCTGAAGGAAGCCTCGCTATGAATGACCGAAGCAACCGTAGGCAGACAA AGCCTCCAGAGGCCACCTCCCCAACCCTGACCCTGATGAACAGCGTTAAGGCCCAGCTGCACATGGCCCTGGAAAGGAACTCATGGCTGCAGAAGCGCATTGAGGacctggaggaggagagggactTTTTGCGATGTCAGCTGGACAAGTTCATTTCTTCGGCCCGGATGGatgcag AGGACCATTGCCGGATGAAGCCTGGGCCACGGAGGGTTGATGGGGACAGCCGtgctggggttgggggagaagcCTCAGACCCTGAGTCGGCAGCCTCCTCCTTCAGTGGGGCGTCTGCCGAGGGCAGTGCCAGcgaaaggaagaagcagaagcagaagggagGTGCTGGCCGGAGGCGATTTGGGAAGCCCAAGGCTCGAGAGAGGCAGCGGG TGAAGGACGCTGACGGGGTCCTCTGCCGCTACAAGAAGATCCTGGGCACCTTCCAGAAGATGAAGAGCATGTCTCGAGCCTTTGAGCACCACCGTGTGGACCGGAACACGGTGGCGCTGACCACACCCATCGCGGAGCTGCTCATTGTGGCTCCCGAAAAGCTGGCTGAGGTGGGAGAGTTCGATCCGTCCAAGGAGCGCCTGCTGGAGTACTCCCGCCGCTGCTTCCTGGCGCTGGACGACGAGACTCTCAAGAAGGTGCAGGCTCTAAAAAAGAGCAAGCTGCTCCTGCCCATCACCTATCGCTTCAAGCGGTGA